The sequence below is a genomic window from Gossypium hirsutum isolate 1008001.06 chromosome A11, Gossypium_hirsutum_v2.1, whole genome shotgun sequence.
ttcattccttgtagtgttgacaagccagctcgaaaatcggaaacggtcggaggcacgctcacactatccgtataccatcttggcataatgacttgtatattttgagtatggcatgtataacattataatcattttgtgtatatggtcttatgatatggttattgagtggtatggaaatgcttggtaatgattagccattggaatggctaatcatgatcatatttggtgttatgtatgctaaattgctagctaatccatggaaaccatgaaataggtaaaatttaccataaaatagattcagacagcagtagtgacgtgaatttgaaaaatcactaaaaatagtagaaatgaaattaaataatgaataagttatggaatcgaagcttgatgagtctattttcaaatggaagaagcgaaacaggtatatgagctatattttatgagatgtttaaatttttgtgaaatagggccagagcgatttctggatcccctgttctgactttggaaattcaccataaattttaaaaagataattagaagtaattctttatatttacatattccttgttgagtctagttttattagagacaaacggcatagtcattgaagctctgtacagggagatatctgattcgtaatacacagaggtcagagtagttgaaccctgaaacaggggagactttaactaataaactgtactaattggcccaaccaaaaattctagaaaaaaattagtacatatatatatgagtctagtttcaggaaaaatttacagaattggatttcgagttttgtaactcgagatatgatttttaaagcgactgtgatgtagttagccagcttgtttggaaattttaaaatgaattgtatgagctgtttaattaatgaattaagtccgttaacacctcatgttcgaatccggaaacggtctcgggtacggggcgttacaattttagaAATGATAAAAAGGAACTTCAGCTCCGCAAACTTCTGTAAGTGTGCATATAAGGTAAAGTTGAGCTTAGACTTtgaataagcgcttctcgggaggcaacctgagtgttaacactgctaattttcttattttaatttcatggtatttttaattaattttttaaaaaaagtgtgtttttgacccacacggcctggacacactgGCGTGTACTTGGTCGTGTGGATCTTAagaattagttttaaaattttaataaaatcgacaataagttacacggcctagcaacaTGGCTATGTAACCCACatagcctggacacacgggcgtgtccttggccgtgtgaatcctggtacttaattttcaaaaaaatcaacagAGACACGGCCTAAAAtagtccacatgggcgtgtgacacagttgtgtggaccacacgggcgtgttctagGCAGTGTGAAACCTGGagctaattttttcatttttaaaataagtcagtgagttacacgggaaaggcacacggccatgtgcgagacacggctaagccacacgggcgtgggagaagagAAGGAGGTTGCACACGGCCAttcaacacggccgtgtgaagaCTGGGTTAAAAATTTTAACGCATACGGGTTGAACAGgaaccacacgatcgtgtgacatggtcgtgtgacacggccgtgtggcccaacacgggcctcacacgatcgtgtcacatTTAAAAAACCTAGCCCccttctcattttttattttgtctttttcttcaCACTCTCCAACCCTAGCCGTCGTCAGCCTTCCTCTCACCATTTCGACCGACCACCTCTCTCTTACCTTCCCCATGCTCGCACCTCCTTCACCGTCCTTCAACTACACCCCTAGCCACCAATAAAGCTGCCCCCTTCTCCATTCCTCTCCTCTTTCCTTCAACACACACACGAACTACCCCTCACAACTCCCATATCTCCCTCGACCTCCCTCTTCTCCTCTTCACCCTCTCTCAACCCCGCGCCACAAGCCTCGACCCCTATTTCCGTACCTCCTAACACCCTCCTCACCCTTTTTCCTTCCCTTCTTCCCTATCGAACCACCCCCATTCCACCCACTCACGTCACACAACCCTGCCTCGACCTCTTCCATCGCTATCGCATACCTTCGACCATCTCATTGGAACCACCACCGTCGATTATATTTCTTTtgacctattattattattatttctttatttatttctttgttaatattattttactttattatttttactacttttacttgtttctttatttattcttgattatttagtttttttaattgttgattttgtttATTCTTAATATAGTTCTGGACatgtttattattttcttttattttcttttaatttatttattttattttattttattccttttatttcGACAGTGTTAtccatttcttttgttttaattgattttattttttattttattgttgctagtcttaattattcattttattatttctcaTTATTAGTTTCATTTATTCTTACTATGTTTTTGTTTGGTATTGGcattttacttattagttatatCATGTTAATAGTTAATTTCGTTATTAGTCCAATTGTCGAGcttaactttgattttgatttcctATTAGCTTATATCTATCATCTTGGTTCATCCATTTAAGTTATTTGAATGCTTTATTGTAGATTCATTATGATGAACATATGCGGCAATTGTAAGGTCGCCGTCCCTGCTTTGAAAAAGCGGAAGACCCTTGGTGCGACCTCTTCCTCGAGTACCTTTGCCGAGGTCCGCTCCCTTATCTCTGATTTTTGGTGGGTCTTCAGGAGGATTTATTTCAACTCATTCGACAGCGCCCACTAGGCCTAGGCCAATGTATTGATTGGGCCGCGTTGGAGCAAGTCCACCTAGCTAATCACGTGCGCGTCTTTATCACTACAGCCCTATGGGAccgatttttctccatcattGAGCCCACATACGTGGAGCTTACTTTGGAGTTTTATACTACATTTATTCTACAGCAGGTGATGACGACTCATGACGAACTAGCACAATCACTTTAAGACACGGTAGCCTGGTGCGCCAGATGAGTGTCCTTGAGTTCGGCAATGCTATGAGACTCTACACTGATGAGTTTATGAGTGCTGAGAACTTTTTCTGCCTACATTGAGACATCAATTACTTGCCATCTCATTTTTGGGCAGAGCTTACAGTGAGTAGGCAACTTTATGACGTGAGTCGCTCGAAGGCGACTTTTCTCTCTCAGGCCTTACGGTATCTTCATGCCCTTTTAGCTCACACTTTGACTGGTAGGAGAGAGAGCACCAGAGTCATCAGTACTACTGATGCTTATTATCTATGGAGCATGGCCACCGGACATATCTTTGATTTGGCATACTTCATCGCTTTAACCTTCCGTCATCAGACTGACCGCCACAAGAAAGTCCCATCAGtttaggcccttatgtgactcgatTTGTTCAACACTTCGGTCTCCTCGACATACCGGAGCAGTCCTTTACACTTACATTCGTCGGCTAGATATCCCCACAAGGAATCTCGAACATGATccatatgaggatgattgagCGGCTTCGTGGACTGGATCCTTTTCAATACCAACTATTTCATTCTGACGTTCAGAATGAACCTGAGGACTTCACTAATGATGTTCCTCTCCATCACGAGGACTCACCTCAACCTTCACATTCGAGTCACCATCCTGTTTCTTCTGCTGCTACTTTAGCGGACCTCTCTGAGCGGTTCACTCGTTTCGAGTAGCATTACTTTCAAAGGTTTGACAGTATTGATGCGACATTGCAGTCGATCTATCAACATCTCCATATCTCCTCCTCAGCGCTGACGACTCACAACACCGACACgtctgatgatgaggaccattaAGTCCattcgttttttatttttatttttatgtttattgttattttcttaaacttatttcatttttatattttgaactatacttttatttttatggttgtttctaatcgagttTTAATCTCTTAATCTTTttcactatttgtgtttattttcttattagtttattcgGAATCGTGCTCTACGTTTAGATTTGACTACAATCCCGTTTTTTTACTATTATGGGGCTTTCATCCAATATTCAAGGCAGTTTTAGTTTTCTCCCATTCTTATGACATTCTTTTTATATGTGATAATCTATGTTTTTACATTGGAgaaaatgtacatcttaagtgtggggaggttatttatacaattaatagaaaatccctaaattatgtcttatgtttaagtaattttctcatactattattagaatgaatttttattaatttgtgatttttattgatatgttttagattaatttgctgataattgtgtattggttgatttaaactttaagaaatgaaaaaatcaagcatgataagtttattttcagaattcaaaattttaggttgtttctatgatttgaggtattatcttgaagttttagaTTTGCAAGACTGAcataaaaaaccataattttttgtgagattttgagcctttagagcatacatttttcttgctcatttttattattggttatgagtgtgtcaatattgatttgttattctagaacttgcttcgattatgcatgtcgagaccgcacctttgatttgatatactgagatgataaagatacttaggttttaacccacttatctcataaaaagtctacctacataattaacccttaatgaacccctttgagcctaacacacTGTTTCTTGATTCACCCATTAAttttaacccataactcattttttttgttcattgagaatttttcctgttttattgactctattttttatcgatatttgatttggttaattgcctGATTAAACCTTTTATTTaagttgctgaattatttcttcttattctcaaaaataaaaaataaaaaaatacatatacactgattattatttagttctatgttaattgagcttgaacagttaaattcatattttgaaaagaaGCTCGTGTTATTCTTGAATAGGTTTCGATTgatgtaattgtttttaattcagcatttatttatttttctagtttggtaatttatcaatttaatctctattttaaccaactttttcagcctttctccacaacctttaacctaagccccattacaatctcttaaagaccttttgatttgtatatcatctcatttaatagtggtggagatttgattttcatgcaagtctatggtaatgacttttcatgtttaactattgagtgcttatttttggaccttaaacactttgagtgatttgagtgaatttttAGGGATGATGTTGATTCTTgtcaattttgaattaaaggtaattacttagatgaggggaaaTAACcatgttttcatgctttaaaaatattcgacttggattgtttgaatctttagtactcttttagttaaattatcaatgtatgattatttgtaaattatgacgaaacattattgatgagaattataagttgagaaagattaatttttaattatgagttgaggattttgcttgaggacaagcaaatgcttaactatggggatatttgataagccataaaagtaacatatttttaatcacattcttgatgcgtttttggatgatttattatgtaaattcgtgaatttgatgcttctaatcctttaaattcatgtttttataggTGAGCATAGGGGAGCGGAAGGAgcgaaaaataagccaaaatcggGCAAAAAGAGTTGTTTTCAGTATCTACACGGCCTAGGCATTTCCActcgggctggccacacgcccatgtgccagcccgtgtcgatatcgTTCCCTGTTTTCCAAACACGCAgcaaaacccaatttttaggctttctaagtattctaaagtctataaatatcaattaGAAGAAGATCTAAAGGGGACActcagagaagattgaagaaattactcgaagaacaccatcgaAGCCAACTCAGAAATAGAtttccttcaagattgaagatctccttttaactTCTTTTGAAGTTTTAGTGAATTTCTTTAAGTCTTGTAGTTTTTttgattttgagatgttttcacttcatattatgaactaaattccctagatacctagggaagatgaagcttatgacgaatcttattatttaatttctgaattacatgataaatacttgattcttattctcaattatgtatgcttattttgtgctttaatattttaaggatattaattcatgtttaatgtttttatttcagTAGAGCAGAAGtccatgtttaagagtagatctatcATAATTGAGTAGAGTTACATGCAATACAAGAAtttaggacgacataaatctaccgaattagagtcaaatctaataggggaatccatagattgagttaatgcaacaataaggattttaattagaaagagatttcaattaatcaacctagagtcagttgttcttactctcgaaagagatattaacataatttagagatttctacggatcaagacacaagtgaataaattatttaattcagattcggaataataagtgaagtccaggtggattctttcctgggtattatcTTTCTCTTTGGTTatcttcaaatattttcctaattAATTCTCTGTTGCGTTTTTCGTTAatttagattagtaaatttagattaaaacaatCATCCCAATTTATTAGCTagataatagaaaaatagtaattactagtacttttagtcatcgtggatacaatattccttactcaccatagctatactattgtttgataggtgcatTTGCCTTTGTTATAATtctagttagtttagtgaccatcaataATAAAGCTGACCAAATCAAGAAATCGAGTTGAGCTGACAATTCCATTTGATTCAGTTCAATTTCGATTAGATGATATCATTAAaccataattcaatttaagttTATTCCATTGATCacctaaaagtaaaaaaaagaacatttggaaattttaaaaagaaaaaacccaaTATTGTTTGAACATATAAGTTCAATATATAGACccatttaaaacccaaaacaaaacttATTGcttctaaattctaaatataacttttattatacttttacatattctttaattaaataaaaaaataaaccctaaatctaATTCAATGTCAGCCTCTCATGAAttcattgtttatttattattgttgctAAAACTTCAAAGAATTTAAGTGTTCATCTCTTTTTTACTTACTGTgttctttttctattattcttGTTCTTAAAACTTCTAACATTATGGTTATGATTATTAACATTTGATTATGTTCAATAAAAATtgagaataattaaattaacatttaattacatttttaataaacatttataattattGTACCCACATCTAACTCGGTTATCGTGTCCAAATGAAGAGTACTATATTCGTTGTCAAAACAACTAGaacaaatttttcttttaataacaACTCAAGCatcatacatttatcatattataCAAACCATTCATTTCAATGTAAACAAGTTAAAAGCATTAAAATACTTTAGAATCACTGGAAAACAAGTTGAAGTGATATTAATTAAAACAACTAGAACTAGTTCTCATTAAACATCAACATAATATCCTCCTTTTATCACACTTTAAAAACATTTATacccattaaaaataaattgtgacgCTTTCTTGCATGTGAATAacggttttattattattctatgtttattatattatggtattaaaattaaatgataaaatttaacacattcatatattattttagatttattatagtTATAAACAACTTaaagtaatattatttttttataaaataaataaaattttaataaatttataattaaattaagactCGATTACTAGACAATACGAATTCAATGAAAGagattatatataatatagataTTTCTTATTGTACCGTATTTTCATGTTATTTCCTCATTCATTGTATTTTTTCGTAAAATATTTATGCGACAAATTTTACACAATGTAATATTTGTAACCCCTAATAAATTTTATgtgtaaatattataatatatttttgcatattaatagtttattttacataaattttgataCCCCCATGTATTCATTTTAtctgaaataatattttaattatttgtaatttgtataatattataaaaattaattaaattaaaatttaaaaaccgaaacgtatttaaaaatgaaattatattttacagAAGGAAGCCAGCGACGCATTCTGCTGTATAAATAAAAGATAAGAGATAAAACAATGGAATCCctaaaaccaaatttcaatttctCTGAAAACCCTATTTCTGAGACACGATGCTTCGATCTCCAGGCCACTCTCCCCGTCACGTTTCGTCACCGTCTCCGTCTCCATATTCTGACAACGCTCTTCGATTTCCTACCTCTTCTTCCTCAATCACCCCAAGTGGTCCTACCAAGAAACGCTCCCGCGTCCTCGACGAAGATTCCTACGTCGCCGCCATCGAGAAGATCGTCGAACGCGATTTCTTCCCCGATATTTCCAAGCTCCGAGACCGACTTGATTGGCTAGAAGCCGTCAAGACCGGCGATCCGATTCAAATCCGTGATGCCCAATTGAAGATCATCGAGCGCCGCGGCAAAAAGGTAAATAATGCAAATTCCGAGGGTAGAGGCCTAACGCAAACCCCTGGTTCTACTTTTACGAGGAATTTTACTCCTTTTGATGGAATTGATGGCAAAACCCCCCAAACCCCAAGTGTTTTAGGTAGGGGATTATCCGGTGAGGGTGATTGTAGGGAAAGCGAGGAAGAGGTTGATACGAATTTGTCCTTAGATGAGTTTTTTAGGAGGTATACGAGCGAGGATAACGATAGTTTTTCTAAGATTTTAGAGAAGGTTAAcaggaagaagaaagagaagtATGGGTATTTAACCCAGAGCGAAAATACGGAGGGGGATGTTGAATTAATCGAGGATGTGAATAGGGATAGGATCACTGATGGATATGGAACGTCTGATCAGCCAACGAGCACATTGGAAGGGTGGAAATATACGGCCAAGAATTTACTGATGTATCATCCTGCTGATCGGGGTGAGGCCCCGTTGACTGAGGAGGAACGAGCAATAAGATTGAAGGGTTTGACAAAGGAGATAAATCGTGGTAACACACGATTTCATGGTAAAGTGATGGATTCTAGGCCAAGAGATGATGGATCCGTGGAGGTGTTATATACTCCTGTTGCCGGTGCGACTCCAATGCCTATGTCAGGTAGGGATCAGGATAAGGGCAAAAAGTATGATTTGGAGGATTTGAGGAAGACCCCAAATCAGTTTTATGTCGAATCTGGGAAGAAAGCCGAGAATGGTTATAGTTTTGTAAGAACACCATCACCTGCACCAGGTGTCGATGAATCCCCCTTTATTACGTGGGGTGAAATCGAAGGGACACCTTTGAGGTTGGAAGCTGAGGATACACCAATTGATATTGGTGGTAGCGGTGATGGGCCTCATTTTAAGATTCCTTGTCCTCCTGCCAGAGATGTGAAGGCACACTCCTTATCAAGGGATGCAGCTCGGAGATTGAGAGAGAGGTCAAAGATGTTTAAGAAGCCACCGTTGCCCTCACCTTATAGAGGGGGTAGTGCTAGTCCAAGTGTACGTACGCTTTCCCCTGCTGCCCAGAAATTTGTAAGAAGTGCAATTGCAAAGTCCTCTTCATCAGTGGATGAAACTCTTCGTGCCAGTTATCGAGGTGCAAGCCCTGGGGTGTCTACTCCTAAAAGCGTAAGAAGTGTTTCAAGGTTTGGAAGGGATGGCAGCATGAATTCCAGATCACCTTCTGTAAGGGAGGGTTCTAATCCTCCATGGTAATAGTTGTCTTAAAGTACCAATGGTATTATAGTTTGATGCTACTGACTTGTTTGTACCCATTTGTGTTTAAACGGTAGATGTATGTACTACCATTTCAGGGTTTTTTATCATCTTagttttggtttttttctttttcttttaatgaaaatataaGACATTCAAATATGAAATGTGCTCCATTTTGTTACATAAAATCTTATTATCTGGCATTGACTTGGATGATTATAATCCATAAAGCTCTCTGATTGTTGGGATATATATTAGGAAATGGGATAGGATGGCTCCGTTACTGCCCATGGCAAAGGGTATAAAGATGAAAGTACCTATATGCTCTGCATGATTTTGTTCTGTAAGATTAGAATAGCATCTAATGCGACATAAGTCTATTTGAGAATCTCAAAAGATTGATGTATCACTTGACCCTTTTGTATGAAGAGATGAATGAGGCACTTTCTGGGCTAAGCACAACTGTTCAGAGAGGTAGTGAATTCGGACCCAATGTTTTACATAGCTGGGAGGACAGCTATTGACTACTATAAATAGTGTTAATGTCAAAAGTGATTGAAGGTCTGGATGTAACGAGATCATGGTTTTAGGTTTCTGATGCTCTGCAAGGAACCACCACTATCTTCTGACGGTGATGCAGAATTGGCATTGTGTTTAGAACTTAGAAGAGCATATAGAGGAAGGGAATGAGATATCCCTAAATGGTACTTGAACCAATGTCTGCATAGCTAAAGCAGCAGTTAACTAGTAATGGATATGGGAATGGCAGGCTAGTATATTTGATAGGAGAGGAGCCCGTGAGGTAGATCAGGAGCGATGCATCCTTCTCTGgtttaaattacaaatatattttcttaCCCATACtgatatttgaattatattttttagttaaattatcctagcatttaggaaaaaaaatcttttaatcaAACACGTTacacttttaaattaaatttaaaataaaaaaatagaatttaattaaattatataatttaattaaatttaaacttcTCAATTTTTCATTCTCTATTTTCACGATTCTTTCTTCTTATATGATGCACTTTTTCTTTAACAGTTCGAtaactaattcaaaaaaattaattaataacgaaaatgatttaggagaaaaattatttacgaaaatgaacTATTTTCAACCGTATCCAACTGTGTTGCTACTATATTAGGCGGCATCAACTTGCTTTTCCCTCAATCATGCTTTAATCATTACTTAACACATTAATGTTATCGGATTGAAGTGTTGTTATATAAAACGTTTAAGGACTTGATTAAGCAATTATCCTTTTTAGATTGGCCGAAAAAGGAATGTGGTCGAACCAAATTAAATGGTTTTCAACCTTTGATCTATTTGTATGTTAGGTTTGTctctttttaaagttaaaaatatcccttaaaaatatatgaataataaaaataaatcctttttatttttttatttttctaaaataaattaaattaaaaaaatatataaaattcttatttaaaattatccaaatatatcccaaaaaaatttcttcaaatttatctaactttaaacattcaatttattccctagcatatttgaatttaaaaataaataaataatgagaagagtttatttttcaatttattacctagcatatttgaatttagataaattgaaaataaaaaaatgtctaATTTAGATAAAATAGACATAGTGGCAGAACGGTTGAAAACAATCTATTTtcgttaataatttatttcccaatttattttcataattaaatgattttttatattatttatataaaaaagtcATTTTCTTTGCAAtcctcttattattattttactcaaCTTCTTCGTATATAAATTTCATgatttatctaaattttttaatattattatagagGTTCACTCAACATTAACTATTAGAGAAGAACGGAGAAAGttatttataagaaaaatattacaaatatttataagaaaaaaacgaatataaattttttaaaaaagaagaagctaaaggacataatatttaactttttttgaattttttaattaaaattgccGCATGTCAAAAAAATGATAGCTTAAGAGATTTTATTTAATGGCTAAGATAATTTAGGTAACAGAATATAATTTAGGTTTCATTTTAGATAACGATAAATAATTTTAGATATAActtgtgataataataataaaaaaagttgatataccaattttaaaaaaaaatagtataatttagatattaatttgtaatttaagcatattttattaatatatttgggATGGAGTGTTTTGAACAGATTTTGATAGCCTTAAGTCCCCAACGGAACATAGTGATGCTTTTCAGAATCATCTTCGAGGACCTGGATTTTTCTGGAAAAAGAAAACAGGGATGTGATCCTGGTTCTctttggttttgaaaaaaaatgattttaccTCACTTTATTTTGCTTTTTCCAAAATCAATTTGGCACCAAACCCAATTTTATCGTTTTGGATTGGTTGGATccatcaattttaaaatattttaatatattattttaaagctttttttctctaatttaaatataaagcatttgttttttatattataaaatattataattaattataaattaacaaaaaaataatcaaattgattCTAATTACGGTTTTTTGAACTTATGTGCTAGAAATTAAACcgaattgaatatatttaaataataattgacctaaaatcaaacctaattcaataatatctaacattataattcaaattaaattttattttactgatGAGGCTTTAGTTTATTGGAAAAAACGGAGGTCTTgaatattaaagtttaaaatCTATCATTCGTAATATATGTGGGTTTCAAAGTTTTACCATGTGCTTATGTTATGAGTGGGTTTTAGTCCGAGTTAATTAACTTTGTttgaatttttatagtttttaatccATTTATGTTGTagttatttaattttacttattcGAATATCTTTGTATTATGTTGTgatgtaataatttaattttactaatttGTAATATGAATTTATAGTTTAATGGTAGCATATcctatatttttacatttattgaaaattttccaaaaaaattgaattttcttttccaaatttcACACTAAAAAGTAGTAATGGATATGGAAGTAGTGAAAGTACCTAGTAAAGGCATAATTAGAAAATTGCGAGTTTAGTTTGGTGGTGATGGGtaattaagtaattttaaaatttacaaggtAAAAAGGGGTGAGGATTACAAAGAAAGGGGCAAAAATCTGGTGTACTCGTCATGAATTAATTAATATGAGATTGGTCTTTTCACTAAATAGCAGAATAAAAGACAATGGATCGTTGTTTCAGCTTTGGTGTTTTTTCCAACTTTACCTTCTTTTTTCTCCCAATAACAAATCATCCTATTGATTATGTTTGTGTCATATGGCTACAATTTTAGTACGATAAAATTCGTGGTTTTAggctattttttatatttaaattcgtttaagtaaaattttgaaaaaaaaaagaaaaaacttataTTAAATAGAAAAGTCAAAAGAGAATAACAACACATTAAGTGTTATAAATACAATTGAGTGATCATAAATAGTTGAGCTTTCCTGATCTAA
It includes:
- the LOC107924533 gene encoding splicing factor ESS-2 homolog yields the protein MLRSPGHSPRHVSSPSPSPYSDNALRFPTSSSSITPSGPTKKRSRVLDEDSYVAAIEKIVERDFFPDISKLRDRLDWLEAVKTGDPIQIRDAQLKIIERRGKKVNNANSEGRGLTQTPGSTFTRNFTPFDGIDGKTPQTPSVLGRGLSGEGDCRESEEEVDTNLSLDEFFRRYTSEDNDSFSKILEKVNRKKKEKYGYLTQSENTEGDVELIEDVNRDRITDGYGTSDQPTSTLEGWKYTAKNLLMYHPADRGEAPLTEEERAIRLKGLTKEINRGNTRFHGKVMDSRPRDDGSVEVLYTPVAGATPMPMSGRDQDKGKKYDLEDLRKTPNQFYVESGKKAENGYSFVRTPSPAPGVDESPFITWGEIEGTPLRLEAEDTPIDIGGSGDGPHFKIPCPPARDVKAHSLSRDAARRLRERSKMFKKPPLPSPYRGGSASPSVRTLSPAAQKFVRSAIAKSSSSVDETLRASYRGASPGVSTPKSVRSVSRFGRDGSMNSRSPSVREGSNPPW